In the Pseudorasbora parva isolate DD20220531a chromosome 5, ASM2467924v1, whole genome shotgun sequence genome, CTTGGTACACTTTGCTATCTTTGCTTTGTCCGAATATGCCTTCCCATGTAGAAAGTAAAGATAGCAAaaccgtgtgtgtgcgtgcgtgtgtgagagagagaaagacccAATTGGATCCAATAAAATCCTGTATGTATTATCTTATAAGACAATTCTCAAAGAATCCTATAGGAATCAAATAAGAATCTTAAAGGACAAGACATAAATTATcctataagattatttctaacggAATCCTATAGGAATCAGATAACATTTGGAATCTTATTGGAATCCTTTAGGATTTATCCTATgggatatttatgtattatcttataagacaattcccaaagaatcctataggaatcagataagaatcttaaaggacaagacataaattatcctataagattatttctaacggAATCCTATAGGAATGGTTCCAAAATATGATAGAAATTTTTAATGGAATCCTGTACAGATTTCCATTAAAAATCCTTAAGGATTTTTTGACAAGGGAAGCCTTGACTGTCATAAATGGACACCTATATTTCCGACTGTGAGCGACCTTTATGTGTCAGGGATCAGGAAGTGAAGGTcccagatgcagagtgaacaacaaggacagtttattaacaagacagatcaacagacacaatggggtagtggatgagtgacagtccaaacaccaggGCAGGGGAAAGACACCACGATGACGGTTAGGGGAggatgaccactgagaccagtccAGGCAGCCAATGAACTTGACGACAGCTTCGGAGGCAACACCAGGCCGGGCGATGGTGGACCAGTCCAGGCAGGAACCTGAGGCTTGATGTTCTCACAGAAGCAGCTCCCGTCTTGGCTGACAGGCAGTGGAGAAAGCGGCCAGGGAAAAACTTAGGACAGAAAACAACACAGGAAACACACACGACAAGACTCTATacaagacaacaagaaacaaCAGACTAAGAACTATgaccaaataaaacaaaaacttaaataataactggagctagaaaacgaggaaaaataaaacaaaaacaatctctataaaaagactgaactgaaaataaaagtggaaaacaggaaaaataaaaataaaaaggtaagcTATCAAAACcagaaaactaaacaataaggctagagagaaatactaaaataaaacctggagaaaacgagcaaaataaagacagaaacttcactagactcaaaaactcaggaacaaagaaaaaactgaaaataaatccaaagctagaaaaacaggAGACACAAAATCTAGAACTGACTAGACACTGGGCTAGAAGCTTGCACGGACAAACAAACGCACACAAATGCaacgaaccagcaaagacaagagggaaggtagcacaatagccgtgtctcatttcagaaggctgcgtcctccggaggtcgcattcgaagggtgcatacgtcataaggccgtctcatttcaaaaaagtgagaaggactctccaaatgcgaccttcgaatgcgtccttctttcacaggaattcagAGTGTGCTGAGGTGCAGCCTtcgcggctggagataacccacaattctttgcatcggcattaacatttttgaaaaaatggcggAATCGGCAGATGACAACATTACACATCCAAGCGAAgatgtggtgtttaaatgtaagtatacagtttcaagcttgtttttgtgtgtgtttttttttaaagttgtattGTTGTTacctagatagatagatttaaatgtttaaaacagtAATTTGCTGGCATGGCAAGaaacaaacatttaatttgTTGCTGTGGAAATTGACCAGGGACAATCatcttataatattataataaatcaatttttaattttagttttaagaAATTAATGCTGTTTTTTGTTCAATTATGTTTTTCTTTAAGATAGACTATATTCACCTTAAGTCTGCACCTTTTTCCTTTATCAGGTATAGACAATAAATATATTGGTGGTGATAATATACAACtatttaaaaacagtttatagGCTActattaatgcattatttaaCTGAAAAgagctaaaccatttaaaaTATGACTGGTGGACAATAAATAAAGAATATCATACCttagtatatttatatataatatgtatatataatatgtatgtaatatgtatgtatatatatatatatatatatatatatatatatatatatatatatatatatatatatatatatatatatatatatatatatatacgcacaCACACGATTAGGGTTGGAGCAAAAAAAGTTGGAGCAGGACTGGCTCTCCAGGACCGCTGCTTGCCATCAGAAGATAGTGTCACGGTTGGTAAATCCGCTGTCTCATTctagtcttgtgtgtgtgtgtatgtggtgcAGGTGTATGTTGTGTGGGTGTGTCTCGTTACGTTGTTTGTTCTTAGGGGCGTGGTCACTAGTTAGCCTGATCAGCGGCAGCTGTTCATGATCATCTCAGCCTACTTAATGTCTTCTCTCCCTCTCCATGTTGTCAGATTGTTGTTTGAGTTCCCTGTGTCGCATGCCTGTTCCATGTTCCTCGTGTTTCCTGTGTACCGGACTCTGGACTCTTCTATCGTCGATCTCACCAACTCACCACGGACTTACCCTCACTTTGCACACGGTCATCAGGATCCCATCTCAGTCCCTGTGTCACGATGTTCCCGCTCTACCGCTTCATCACAGAAGGATCTGTGCAACGATCTTCCATTTACCTTACTGAGTATTTGTTCAATAAACATTGTCTTTTGCATTGCAATTGCTTCCGTCCTGTTTATCATTACAGATAGTCCTTCTGTTAGACAGGAGTTGATTTAAAAGTTCttagtttttttctctctttaagTTTACCTgttaaaattgtttttttttttaaagtgttttttatgaCTGTAGATTTGTTCTGGAGAAAATGGACCTGTCCAGTAAAGTAACACCAgcacaagcaaaaaaaaagtgggacaatctaaaaaaaatatataaggtaAGCTAATATGTACCCTTGTACAGCCCCAATGTCTAAGGTGTCTCAACTTTGACATTTAAATATTCTATTCTCCTAGAATACAACATATTGATAATTAGCTTAACCATTTAGCTTAACTTGTATTGACAGCTCTATAAACTTAAGATCAACATTTTTAATGCTAGTTATATCAccaataaccttttttttttggtcttagGAATGCAAACATCCAGGGTCAGGTGAGGGCCTTAGCAATGGCAAGCCGACAGCTGAAACCTGGCCGTGGTTTTTTCTGATGGATGAGATGTTGGGTCAGAGGCCTTCCATTTCCCCCCCTGTTCTCGTTGCTTCACTGCCTGTTGATGAACCACGGCCAGGTTGTAGTTCTGTTGAGGTTAACCAGGAAGCAGAACAGGAGGCAGGGATAGAACAGTCAGCTCGGCCAAGAAAGAGAAAAGCTAAATCAGACCCTTTTCTCGAGTTACTGAAGGAAGACATGACACGTCAGAAGGAGTGGGAAGAAAGAAGAGACTCTGAAGAGAGGGCAAGGAGTGATAGGCTCTTTAATTTACTTGAAAAATTAATCGATAAAATGTaacaaatgaaaaatatttacaatatcTACCAGTATTAActatttacaatattttcttACAAATATTAGAAAGCTAATTCTATTGTCACCAAatgacaaatgtatttaaaaaaaaaaaatctaaatggctAAACGCattcattaattaataaataaattgttatacatttacataaataaaacacaaagtgAAAAGGATGCCTCATGTTGTGTGAATTCTCATGCTGACTTCCTTGTAAGccgaaagaaaaaaaggaataCTGGGTTAAGGACCTTAAAATTCCATAAAGTTAAACAATTTTTTATGCTGTATAAACATATATTCAACTTAATTTTAACTCTTTAAGCCCTGATGGCATTTTTAGAGGCTTTTTTTTGTGACACACAAAAGTAAAGACTAGACTTGGATATCTATTAGATATCTCCAAACGAGAATTTATAAGTAATGTTGTGCCATTTTCTACGATTTATGTATGTTTTTACGATGCTACAAGCGAAATGCCACATGAAAGCTATTCTTTTTAGTTGGCACTTTAGTTGAACTTTTGTGTCATAACGCAATGGATTATAGTATTTAAGAGTTGATCAAAATGATTAGATGCATTTACTGAGTTTTTAAATTTTGTATATTATTTCATTCAGAAGTTGCTTAgtaacttgtttataaatctatTTTGCAGATAGGGTGTACAGCTGGCGGTACACTTCGGGTTGAAAGGGTTAAACAGTCCATCTCATATCAAATTAAGTATTTGTAGCCTGTTATTAAAGTGTGTTCCACTTACTTGTTTTTAATTAGGGTGAATTATATAGTCATGGTCTTGACTGACATCCTGGCAGACACTTGGTTGCACAATCTCAAACGCCATGCTGCACCAGTTACTGGCTCCCCTGGATTGCACTGCTCTACAACATCTTCCTCTTCGTCTTCGTCTTGGGTTTCATCTGGTGAAATAACGTCGCCAACACCAAGGCAGATGTTATGCAGCACGGTGCATGTTGCTATCACCTGTATACAAACAAATATGAAAATTatatgtaaattattttatctGACATTGAAGTTGTTTAATTAAAAGtcaaatattaagaaaattaaTGCAACCTTTGGTGCAAAAGTTGGATGTACTTCAAGTGCCTGGAGGAAGATGGCTCTAAATCGCGTCTTCATCATTCCAAAGGCACGCTCAATAATTGAGCGGCCTTTGGAAAGATGCGCATTGAAGCGCTCAGTTGATGGTGTGGCTGGATTTTTAAATGGGGTCATAATTGCAATTGGCTTCTCTGAGCAGGGGTATCCACCATCACCAAAGAGGAAAAAGCCCTGTGGTGGATACTTTGCCTGGTTGTACAAGGGGCTGTTCTTGAGAACTCGTGAGTCATGGACACTCCCGGGATACCCAacaaaaatgtctaaaaatgcCCCTTGATGGTTGCATATGCCTTGTAGTACGATGGAGGCAAACAGCTTTCTGTTGTTATAACACTGTCCGTCAGGACCCGCTGGTGGTTTTATCCTGACATGGCATCCATCAATGGCTCCAGCTGCTTTATCAAATGCCTGGTGATTGGCGAGCGAAGCAAAGCCTGCACCAACCTGTAGTAGGTGTTCTTCTGACCCTGGCAGGGCCACAACCTTTGGCAAAATAGCCATGACTTCATCCACCACTCGATGTACAATTCTGTGAACAGTTGGCCACGGCATCCCAAACGCCTGCGACACAACCCTGTAAGATGCACCACAGGCCAACCAATACAGGAACGCCAGTGTCTGGAGTGTTGTACCCCAGCCATGCCTCCGTTTCTGATGAAGCAGCTCCAGAAGTTTATTGAGGCTCTCTCTCTTCAGACGAAAGTCTGTTTTTGTATCCCCTCCATCAAAAAACTTCTTAAGAACAGGGACATGGGGGTTGAGCTTGCAATATCTCATGTCTGTCTGTATAAAGcaagtaataataaataaatagacataTACATacagatattacattttgttctTTTTCAAAGTTCGCTATTGTGTTTAATCATTTATGCAGTTTTATAGCgtttaatttttaatgtttacTATTGTGCTTAATCATGttaataaacaaatgtattgtacaGTATCTTTTTACTGATAGTTTTTCTTAAAATCATGAACACTGGGTTAAATTGATAAATTATGTAATTTGTAACACTTACAGACAGTGGTCATCTATAATAATATTGTATGTGATGTAAATAGTAATATTATGTGTATAgataaatgtatgtaattttTGTCTCATTACACTACAACTTACTTGAAATGTCCTCTGGTAAAAACGGATAAACTTTATTCGTCTTAATATTCTCCTCCTTTGTCTCTGTAACAGATATCTGTTGTACGTATGCTGCAGCTCTTCAAGCattgaacaaaataaaacaacaaatgaacacatTTCTTAAATTTGCTTTTCAAAGTAagaaataattttatttcactGTGAGAGCGCAGtgaacgtgttggcatagcaacgtgatacttccgtTTTCCTTTTTTGGCCATGTGTCCTatgaaggacgtctcgtttaattctgattgaggacactccgtataccgCATCCTTCACAGGATGCGTCCtctggaggacgcagccttcgaaatttaacgaaattgGACACAGCTAATATAAAGGGAGcagagcacatgaggaacaggtgagcacaattagtgaaacgaggactagaccagactaaataagggggcgtggtaacagcaaacaaggaggcaggacaagaggaacacatgacaaacacagagagagacagatccaAGTACTAAGacaacacaaacatagaaacattaaacaaagacaaaacagacagagctgccagGGCAGAACCCTGACATTAAGTGCTGGTATGTAAAAACCAGTGTGCAGCAGGGATTTTGTTTACGAAATTTTTCATAAATTGCATGTGTCCATGATTTCTGCAATTTTCTGCTACCCGGCAAAGGTCTTATCTTTTTCCATTTCCTTGTGGATATGAAAATTGTGAATGTTTTGGGTCCTGGCCTTGTGCTTCTGTATAGCTTCTTTTGATGTTGGTCCGCAGACTGTGGTCCCACGACGCGCTCTCCATCACTGTCTGACAGCCCCTCAGGTAAGTGTTGGTCCGCAGACTGTGGTCCCACGACGCGCCCTCCATCACTGTCTCTCGGCCCCTCAAGTGAGTGATGGTCCGCAGACTGTGGTCCCACGACGCGCTCTCCATCACTGTCTGACAGCACCACAGGTGAGTGatggaagagcctctcggcgggcggagggccgaacggcagtgtgtctgggaaccggaccagaattttttttccctctttctttcttttttccctctttctttcttttttccctctctcccctctctcgtccgcgggctcctcgtgctcctgtctacatttctctcgcctttctgtccttacccccaggtgccgcggccgccgtgatcgCCGTCTGTAGTGAGATTGACTTTctaacgaagtctttagtgccttttatgggcaTTGTGAGTGAGTCAGTCGAAATGGACTAaatcccaatggaggcctttttgaagcctttctcagccatcagctttcaacaaaaatatcttcatttttgttctgaaaatgaacgaaggtgttacaggtgtccaacgacatgagggtgagtaattaatgacataattttcatttttgggaacgttaaataaaggtaagaaaattaaactaaccctttaagagtaaTTACCTAATTGACAGGTCAttgtttgttatttatttatttttaggcaATGTTCCCAAAATTGgcaaaatctatttatattgACCCTTTTGGTGCCAGCGAATCTGCAATTTCAAAATGCAAGGAAGTTACAAGGCAAGTACTGTATGCAAAGCTTCTTAAAACGGTGATGTATCTgctattataatgtattattgtGTCTTAATGATCAATGCACTCACACAAACTTCTATTTCACAGATCTTTCCTTAGGACAAAAGGTCTGAACATTTCTAGGTGGGGGTGCCACTCAGTTGTGCATCCTACCTAACAGGATTCCTCATCCTGTGGTCCACTTGTTCGTAAAGTAATGTATatgcatttatgcattttacagTGTCTTTTGATTAATGTATGGCATAACTGCTTACAATCAGCTTGCAGAGCTTCTTCTTATGGAGGAAGAAATTAAATTTTCTTCAAATGAGGAAGGCATTGTTTTAATATGCACAGAAATTGCAAAAAGGCTTTTAAGAGAAACTGGGGAGAAAGAATTCTTGTATTTTGATAGCCTATAGagtaccttttttatttataatgttttttctgGCCATGGTATGACTCCCTCTAAATATTATAGATGACCTTTCACAGCTCTGTCATTCATGTGGAGAGAAACATGCACAAGAAGGCCAAACTGACCAATGGGTAAGAACATTTTATAAGTATACATTGCAAAACACACACTTCATCAACATGTAACTTATTCTATTGTTTGTTCGTCCTCCTTTAGATTGAATGTACTGAATGTGAAAGGTGGTACCATTGGGACTGTGTGGGCAGACCTTCCACAGCTGGCAAATACAGCTGTCCTGCATGCATGTAGTGCATTTTTTCctatctttttctctttttttgttttgttatcaAATTGTTTACCCTTTAGCTAATGCATGTGTTACACTTTCAAGAATGAGGCAGGGCTCTTCCTTTCTgcaacacatttattttctgtatgaaaatatgaaaatgacaGATTAGATCAGCAGCACTCTCCGTAGCGTGTACACTCAAACTCACTCATTACATACTGAGCGCTCTTTCACTCTACTAGCATCAGTTTTCTTAATCAAGTATCAAAGATAATGTCTCAAAGTGCAAGCATTTATGCATACTCATGACACTGACTGGACACACTATCCACGATCCTTCAAAAGTTACCTTCTCTAAACCCATGAACATTGTAACACAATCAAACTAAACATGTTCAATACTCACTTTACACTATGCAGAGGTATGGATTAGATAACAATAAAGACTCACATTGCACTGTCAACATAAATACAGGCGAGTAATGTACAAGCTCTATTCTCATAAACAGTGAAACTCACTATTCAGTACAAAGCTACATTACCTCAGCATTTATAATTGAATAACCATTTCTTATTGCccattttttaatgaatgtagGAATTAATTCAATCGGTTTTATTctcttttattaattaaatcaaGGTTTTAAGCCAATATCAGTTTCTATACTTTAACATTACATCAACAACAAAtggataataaaataattttaacacGAAGTCTGATTTCTGAGTCTAATTTCTTAGTAATAGTGCACTATGAAATGTTCTCTTTACCGTTAATGGCTGACGGGACGACACTGCATGAAATAAACACGTGAGCGGGGTGATTATAGGCCTGTTCACACGTGTGCATTTTAGCTTCACTTCTTTTAACACTGCACATGGCTATTTCAGGCTCTTAAACATCGATCCGTTACATAATCTATCACTTGTCTCAGATTTTAGTGTGAATCATGGTATTTTTAAACTCTTTCTACTCATTTTTGCCCACGCTGAAAGTTACAAGCTTTTATCAGAGTTGTAAATACGATCGTCCGCCATTTTAGGTGCAAAAACTCATAACCACCATAACGTTTCACATCTCAACATTTCTAACACGAACTACAGTTTTATAAGCACACAATACTGTTGTGTATTACTAGAAAGTTAATTTTCGGCAGCTTACCTgtatgaaaatatgaaaatgacaGATTAGATCAGCAGCACTCTCTGTAGCGTGTACACTCAAACTCACTCATTACATACTGAGCGCTCTTTCACTCTACTCGCGTCAGCAACCGATCCTTAGCATAGTGTAACGCCTAGGGTGCCCTCTACTGGTGAAGCCAAGTTTCGCTaccattatttttttctaaaacacATCGCAACAGTATTATAATCAAATGTCACTGTAATTCTTATTAACTCTTATTATCAGAACTCCATTACCAAGTGCAAAATTTAAAGGGGCAACATTTATCTGTCTCACTTAAAGGGGCAAAAACATTCAGGGCTACATATGTTTGAACCTTCCCCCAAATAAATGTTGtggatttaataaattcactggATCCTACTTGTATGTAACAaattctaaaaatatatttgcatagTGATGGCTTATCACTTTTCATCACTCGTTAGGAACATTTATGGAGTGTCCTTTATgctttaacttttaaaaaatgggCTAATATTTGACATGCCCTTTAACTAAAGCAATATTGgtgtttaatttaaataaggCCACAAGCTATGCTTaagaaaaaaattgcaaagacacaatgtaatttattgaatgtataAGTCATTGGATCCGAATTTTATCTAAACGAACGTAACAAATGTAGGCGTGGTCTGTGTCTcgaaatgaaaccacattaaaactTATCATGAACTGCGTCTGAAACCTAGATCAGATCAGCGACAGAGGACAAAACAGAGCCTTAATgatgcaaacatttaccaataacGTATAACGCGTTCTAGATCTATCTGTTCTCTGGAAAATTCGCTGTGATGAATCTGTCGCTGTCTAACATCTGCTGgaaatccaggtaaaactagctgcaTCCACAcgcccgtccccagataacatgatccccagttgatccgtaacaccAGTTTCAAGAGTCATTTGCTTCTTGAAAGATAAGAATAAATCATAATGCATATTTACATGCGTAGTTTTGTGCACGTTCAATTTGTATTAATCCCTAACTTAGTTCTAAGCAATTCTACTGAACACTCCACATAAATAATCATACTTTATTTTGATCATGCCTACACGAGCCTTAACATAAACTCAACAACTCAAATGTTCAACAGGTTTTGGACAAAGGCAAACGCTTAATTTCACCATTACGTAATAAATGACAAAGTGAATGTACTCACACTCTAAAAACAGTAGATTTATACCAGAATGAACGGCTGTGTTCCTCTTCACATGTTTATGTTCCTTGTTGCTCACTTCTCTTCTTCTCCTAGACTCGGATGTGTGTCATCGCCCTCTACTGGCGGAAAACAATCCCTATTAAACTATGGCCGTTTCTCAGGTCGCAAACTTGGACTTGTGTACTTGGTAGTTCAATTAAACAGAATATGTCTTAAAACACCACCGTgtctctttttattttaattaaaaaaatattaaacatattgATAGCCACACAAATGTGGTTCAGCAATAGCCtttggctgcgtccgaaacctgcaAAATGCTGCCATCGGAGGACACATTTTAAGGCAGGCTGGCATTGAGccacgtccgaatctaatgtttgcttcacttccagtctcctgagataccttcatctgatcgatttttgaaggcagcacatgtgtccttcgctgcctttgatatcccacaatcctgtgctttccattcagtgacagttgaggtgggaaaaaaagatggcgtccagaagttgcgtttgtgggtcagtttgtgtgtaaatgtacgttttttaccaacatattcCACTTCTGATATAgtttctagcgagaaatcactactgtagtaatatgtgtttagttttcaccagagctctctctatttagctgttgatcattaaactgttacactgccttagaagtctctCCAAAATTAGTGTcctgaggtgccttcatgcacaaaacgctgcctgcagaatcattgtctgatgaggcagcgaggcaacgagtcagctgcctaggttttcagaCGCAGCCAACGTATAGCCTACATCAGGGGTGCTCAACCAGTTGATCGCGGTCGACCATTCGATCGCAGACTGCTTTCCAGTCGATCGCGGGAGTAAATTGCACTCTGGTTTGCCCTTTCTCTCTTCAGCGTTCCCACGTCTCACACCTCAAATACATACAATATTAAccattataaacattatttctTGAGTAAAGAAAATGCTGTGTTGAGCCTAGgcctattaaaaaaagttcttTATTTACCCTTACAAAATCACTGATTACGTTCTGCGCTGTGCTGTGTGTGCCGGAGGAGGGGCAGAGCTTTCCAACCGGGGTGCAGAGTgtcgtctgacgtgagcagagGTGCCGTGTacgcaccgcggttcatctcacatctgtaTCCATAttataatatgggttgtaatttgaaaataatgctttatttatgtttctgtcgatgatacacgtgctggctcctcgatgatacattacaacagcgataaaataaaaaacgtgggcaaaacgatctctctttgtaaactttattcAATGCATGCGAGACGAATGCTGCCGTATGTTCAAATATGAGCCATCAATTTCTCCGGCATTACCCacgtgtagagccagaagacgcgaatgagaacttgCGCGCtgctgatctgtctctgtgcagcATCCAAAAGCGCGCACTCATCCCACAGCGCGCACATATTGAATTATCTTTCAGGTCTTGggcttaaatggacaaacttacacaagaagtatgtcaacatgtccatcttgatgagtatcctagaaGACGAGCCTGTATAACTtaatacagtcgagaaagacgaggcATATcactgcattaggtcttaaaggggcagtagcctttactgctgtcttttgaaagtcaaacaaaaaataaggacatcactcactgctcttgattgaatagcttttgtaagtttaataaggattcatctttaatttaaactgttaaatatgcagctattttacatttaataacttAGATATTCAATATCTGTACCTGAAAACTAACATTAgacctgaaaaacctgaaaagcattgctTATTTTATTAGTAGTATCTTTGCTcgatagtatttatttgtgctgctgcatgtatttatattattttgttctttttttctttctttttttgatctACATCATCATcacgatcatttcagtttggggtagattctctaatgttgatccaggatcatcacgatcatttcagtttggggtagattctCTAATattgatccaggatcatcacgatcatttcagtttggggtagattatttaatgttgatccaggatcatcacgatcatttcagtttggggtagattatctaatgttgatccaggatcatcacgatcatttcagtttggggtagattctctaatgttgatccaggatcatcatgatcatttcagtttggggtagattctctaatgttgatccaggatcatcacgatcatttcagtttgggaTAG is a window encoding:
- the LOC137075841 gene encoding putative nuclease HARBI1, whose protein sequence is MRYCKLNPHVPVLKKFFDGGDTKTDFRLKRESLNKLLELLHQKRRHGWGTTLQTLAFLYWLACGASYRVVSQAFGMPWPTVHRIVHRVVDEVMAILPKVVALPGSEEHLLQVGAGFASLANHQAFDKAAGAIDGCHVRIKPPAGPDGQCYNNRKLFASIVLQGICNHQGAFLDIFVGYPGSVHDSRVLKNSPLYNQAKYPPQGFFLFGDGGYPCSEKPIAIMTPFKNPATPSTERFNAHLSKGRSIIERAFGMMKTRFRAIFLQALEVHPTFAPKVIATCTVLHNICLGVGDVISPDETQDEDEEEDVVEQCNPGEPVTGAAWRLRLCNQVSARMSVKTMTI